One Streptomyces coeruleorubidus DNA segment encodes these proteins:
- a CDS encoding glycoside hydrolase family 2 TIM barrel-domain containing protein, with translation MSFRTTSVDYVEDVSPGSGALPPRAWYASSDAQSLSLNGSWRFRLSATIDAEDDSFAEEGYEAGDWAEVTVPGHWVLQGDGAFGSPIYTNHLYPFPVDPPHVPTENPTGDHRRVFDLPSDWPSDGGVVLRFDGVESCARVWLNGTELGEFKGSRLPHEFAVGHLLKPGGNVLAVRVHQWSAGSYLEDQDQWWLPGIFRDVTLLHRPAGSVGDFFVHASYDHTTGEGTLRVDSDVDGRVTVPALDIDAATGESVTVAVEPWTAETPRLYDGVLATEGERVPLRIGFRTVVLEDGLVKVNGKAVLFKGVNRHEWHHEKGRALDLETMREDVLLMKRHNLNAVRTSHYPPHPAFLDLCDEYGLWVIDECDLETHGFTEQDWRDNPVDDDRWTPALLDRAARMVERDKNHPSIVFWSLGNEAGTGRGLTAMAEWIHDRDPERLVHYEGDWNCRDTDVYSRMYAFHDEVEKIGQRLDGGTHKRRELPFIQCEYGHAMGNGPGGLADYQELFEKYERLQGGFIWEWIDHGVKHPELGYAYGGDFGEELHDGNFVCDGLVFPDRTPSPGLVEYKKVIEPVHIEGDGANGIVRITNKQDFADLSALAFEWSCQVDGETVESGSLSVPALAPGESAEVKLPEPPVDGRGGERQWTVRALLAHDTLWAAKDHVVAWGQFAAGARPLPSFPANDRPVRDGDRFTLGPAAFDARTGALRSIGDVEVSAPRLDVWRAPTDNDDGAEWQTDTRYGMLWRTLGLHRMRHRLVSVEAGDDALTVRTRVAPAAREVGLDTVYRWTSDGERLKLTVSVTPEGDWTVPLPRLGVRFGLSEADRVEWFGGGPGEAYPDTRTASMVGRWQSTVDGLQTPYLRPQENGARADVRWVELGGLRIEGDPEFWFTARRWTTEQLDAARHRTDLTPGDTVWVNLDHGQHGIGSQSCGPGPLPQYFLKAEPAQFAFVFSTTR, from the coding sequence ATGTCTTTCCGCACCACCTCCGTCGACTACGTCGAGGACGTCTCCCCGGGCAGCGGGGCCCTGCCGCCCCGCGCCTGGTACGCGTCCTCGGACGCGCAGTCCCTGTCCCTGAACGGCAGCTGGCGCTTCAGGCTGTCGGCGACGATCGACGCCGAGGACGACTCGTTCGCCGAGGAGGGCTACGAGGCCGGGGACTGGGCCGAGGTCACGGTCCCCGGGCACTGGGTCCTCCAGGGCGACGGGGCGTTCGGGTCCCCGATCTACACCAACCACCTCTACCCCTTCCCGGTGGACCCGCCGCACGTCCCGACGGAGAACCCGACCGGTGACCACCGGCGCGTCTTCGACCTGCCGTCCGACTGGCCGTCGGACGGCGGGGTGGTGCTGCGGTTCGACGGTGTCGAGTCCTGCGCCCGGGTGTGGCTGAACGGCACGGAGCTCGGCGAGTTCAAGGGCTCCCGGCTGCCGCACGAGTTCGCGGTCGGGCACCTGCTGAAGCCGGGCGGGAACGTGCTGGCCGTGCGCGTGCACCAGTGGTCGGCGGGGTCGTACCTGGAGGACCAGGACCAGTGGTGGCTGCCGGGCATCTTCCGTGACGTGACGCTGCTGCACCGCCCGGCGGGCAGTGTGGGCGACTTCTTCGTGCACGCCTCCTACGACCACACCACCGGCGAGGGCACCCTGCGCGTCGACTCCGACGTCGACGGGCGGGTGACAGTCCCGGCCCTGGACATCGATGCAGCCACCGGCGAGTCGGTGACGGTGGCCGTCGAGCCGTGGACCGCCGAGACGCCGCGGCTCTACGACGGTGTGCTGGCCACCGAGGGCGAGCGGGTGCCGCTGCGGATCGGCTTCCGCACGGTCGTCCTGGAGGACGGGCTCGTCAAGGTCAACGGCAAGGCCGTCCTCTTCAAGGGCGTCAACCGGCACGAGTGGCACCACGAGAAGGGCCGCGCCCTCGACCTGGAGACCATGCGCGAGGACGTGCTGCTGATGAAGCGGCACAACCTCAACGCGGTGCGCACCTCGCACTACCCGCCGCACCCGGCCTTCCTCGACCTGTGCGACGAGTACGGCCTGTGGGTCATCGACGAGTGCGACCTGGAGACCCACGGCTTCACCGAGCAGGACTGGCGGGACAACCCGGTCGACGACGACCGCTGGACCCCGGCCCTGCTGGACCGTGCCGCGCGGATGGTCGAGCGGGACAAGAACCACCCGTCGATCGTGTTCTGGTCGCTGGGCAACGAGGCCGGCACCGGGCGCGGGCTCACCGCCATGGCCGAGTGGATCCACGACCGCGACCCCGAGCGGCTGGTGCACTACGAGGGCGACTGGAACTGCCGCGACACTGACGTGTACTCGCGGATGTACGCCTTCCACGACGAGGTCGAGAAGATCGGGCAGCGGCTCGACGGCGGTACGCACAAGCGCCGTGAGCTCCCCTTCATCCAGTGCGAGTACGGCCACGCCATGGGCAACGGCCCCGGCGGGCTCGCCGACTACCAGGAGCTGTTCGAGAAGTACGAGCGGCTCCAGGGCGGGTTCATCTGGGAGTGGATCGACCACGGCGTCAAGCACCCCGAGCTGGGCTACGCCTACGGCGGTGACTTCGGCGAGGAGCTGCACGACGGCAACTTCGTCTGCGACGGGCTGGTCTTCCCGGACCGGACGCCGTCGCCGGGCCTCGTCGAGTACAAGAAGGTGATCGAGCCGGTCCACATCGAGGGCGACGGCGCGAACGGCATCGTGCGGATCACCAACAAGCAGGACTTCGCCGACCTGTCCGCGCTGGCCTTCGAGTGGTCGTGCCAGGTGGACGGCGAGACCGTCGAGTCGGGTTCGCTGTCGGTGCCGGCGCTCGCGCCGGGCGAGAGCGCCGAGGTGAAGCTGCCGGAGCCGCCCGTGGACGGCCGGGGCGGCGAACGCCAGTGGACCGTGCGGGCGCTGCTCGCGCACGACACGCTGTGGGCCGCGAAGGACCACGTCGTGGCCTGGGGGCAGTTCGCCGCGGGGGCACGGCCGCTGCCGTCCTTCCCCGCGAACGACCGGCCCGTGCGCGACGGGGACCGGTTCACCCTCGGCCCGGCGGCGTTCGACGCCCGCACCGGTGCGCTGCGGTCGATCGGCGACGTCGAGGTGAGCGCCCCGCGGCTGGACGTGTGGCGGGCGCCGACCGACAACGACGACGGCGCGGAGTGGCAGACCGACACCCGCTACGGGATGCTGTGGCGCACGCTCGGCCTGCACCGCATGCGCCACCGCCTGGTCTCGGTCGAGGCGGGCGACGACGCGCTGACGGTCCGCACCCGGGTGGCGCCCGCCGCCCGCGAGGTGGGCCTGGACACGGTGTACCGCTGGACGTCCGACGGCGAGCGGCTGAAGCTGACCGTGTCCGTGACGCCGGAGGGCGACTGGACGGTGCCGCTGCCCCGGCTCGGCGTCCGTTTCGGGCTGTCGGAGGCCGACCGGGTGGAGTGGTTCGGCGGCGGTCCCGGCGAGGCGTACCCGGACACCCGGACGGCGTCCATGGTGGGCCGCTGGCAGTCGACGGTGGACGGGCTCCAGACGCCGTACCTCCGCCCGCAGGAGAACGGCGCCCGCGCCGACGTCCGCTGGGTGGAGCTCGGCGGTCTGCGGATCGAGGGCGACCCGGAGTTCTGGTTCACCGCGCGGCGCTGGACCACCGAGCAGCTCGACGCGGCGCGGCACCGCACCGACCTCACGCCCGGCGACACGGTGTGGGTCAACCTCGACCACGGGCAGCACGGCATCGGCTCGCAGTCGTGCGGCCCGGGTCCGCTGCCGCAGTACTTCCTGAAGGCGGAGCCGGCTCAGTTCGCGTTCGTGTTCTCGACCACCAGGTAA
- a CDS encoding TetR/AcrR family transcriptional regulator, with protein MPRAGLTPDRLVAAAADLADEAGLEHVTLSALARRFGVKDASLYTHVRNLKDLRTRLALLAGGEMIDRIAAAVEGREAGRDTLGAFAGAYRAYALEHPGRYAATQLPVDQDLVADSPAMRRTADVTYGMLRAYGLEEPDLTDAVRLLRSTFHGYCALESTGAFGAPRDVQASWDRAIDALHVLLQNWPREQRTTDA; from the coding sequence ATGCCCAGAGCCGGCCTCACCCCCGACCGCCTCGTCGCCGCCGCGGCCGACCTCGCCGACGAGGCCGGCCTGGAGCACGTCACCCTCTCCGCCCTGGCCCGCCGCTTCGGGGTGAAGGACGCGAGCCTGTACACCCACGTCCGGAACCTGAAGGACCTGCGCACCCGCCTGGCCCTCCTCGCGGGCGGCGAGATGATCGACCGGATCGCGGCGGCGGTCGAGGGGCGGGAGGCCGGCCGGGACACGCTCGGCGCCTTCGCCGGCGCCTACCGGGCCTACGCCCTGGAACACCCCGGCCGGTACGCGGCGACCCAGCTCCCGGTCGATCAGGACCTGGTCGCGGACTCCCCCGCGATGCGCCGCACGGCCGACGTCACCTACGGCATGCTCCGCGCCTACGGCCTGGAGGAACCCGACCTCACCGACGCCGTACGCCTGCTGCGCAGCACCTTCCACGGCTACTGCGCCCTGGAGTCCACCGGCGCCTTCGGCGCGCCCCGTGACGTACAGGCGTCCTGGGACAGGGCGATCGACGCCCTGCACGTACTTCTTCAGAACTGGCCCCGCGAACAGAGGACGACCGATGCGTGA
- a CDS encoding ABC transporter permease has protein sequence MSVKALRIIWRVTALNFRAQMEYRTEFLLMIAIGAIWQVSVIVFATVLLSRFAGMGGWDSSDVLLIPATRMLAHGLFVLFLGRMHWAGRQIQEGRVDIYLMRPMPVHRQIQLAFFPTNAIGDLTVAAGLMVGALSRSDLDWTAGRITYLIAAVLGGMLLEAALFTVVASASLRFPAADYWGRWLEELLGTFGSYPLNVLPKAVGGLLTYGLPLAFVAYFPAAVLTGHGHTTGVPYWLAAASPLLGLLAYLGSRLLWRWSLGYYSGVNG, from the coding sequence ATGTCGGTGAAGGCTCTGCGGATCATCTGGCGCGTCACGGCGCTCAACTTCCGCGCGCAGATGGAGTACCGCACCGAGTTCCTGCTGATGATCGCGATCGGGGCGATCTGGCAGGTGTCGGTGATCGTGTTCGCCACGGTGCTGTTGTCCCGGTTCGCCGGGATGGGCGGCTGGGACAGCTCGGACGTGCTGCTGATCCCGGCGACGCGGATGCTGGCGCACGGTCTGTTCGTGCTGTTCCTGGGGCGGATGCACTGGGCCGGCCGGCAGATCCAGGAAGGCCGGGTCGACATCTACCTGATGCGCCCGATGCCGGTCCACCGGCAGATACAGCTGGCGTTCTTCCCCACCAACGCCATCGGGGACCTCACGGTCGCGGCCGGTCTGATGGTGGGAGCGCTGTCCCGCAGCGACCTGGACTGGACGGCGGGCCGCATCACGTATCTCATCGCGGCTGTGCTCGGCGGCATGCTCCTGGAGGCGGCGCTGTTCACGGTCGTGGCCAGCGCGTCCCTGCGCTTCCCGGCCGCCGACTACTGGGGCCGCTGGCTGGAGGAACTCCTCGGCACGTTCGGCAGCTACCCGCTGAACGTCCTCCCCAAGGCGGTGGGCGGCCTCCTCACCTACGGCCTCCCGCTCGCGTTCGTCGCCTACTTCCCGGCGGCGGTCCTGACGGGCCACGGCCACACGACGGGGGTGCCGTACTGGCTGGCGGCGGCGTCACCGCTGCTCGGGCTGCTGGCGTATCTGGGGTCGCGGCTGCTGTGGAGGTGGAGTCTGGGGTACTACAGCGGGGTCAACGGGTGA
- a CDS encoding carbohydrate ABC transporter permease, translating into MTTTAPDVTKAAKPVKAKRGGVMGNTGLYIATGVATILFLVPFYLIVRNSLMTDPEITGEEWKWFPTTIQWGNFTEPFNDVTVDFAQSMWNSVVVAVLHTAGILLICSLAGYGLARIPYKHANKVFYAVLVTLMVPTAVTFVPSFVLVSSLGWVDSYRGLIIPGLFSGFTCFLFRQYFLGFPKELEEAARVDGLGYWGAYWRVVVPNSLNFFAAIATITFINGWNAFLWPLVIGQDPSAWTVQVALSSYMTNQTVNYHLIFMATAISILPLVFVFLFLQRWLVQGIAQTGIKG; encoded by the coding sequence GTGACCACCACAGCACCCGACGTCACGAAGGCCGCGAAGCCGGTCAAGGCCAAGCGCGGCGGCGTCATGGGCAACACCGGTCTGTACATCGCGACCGGCGTCGCAACGATCCTCTTCCTGGTCCCCTTCTACCTGATCGTCCGCAACTCCCTGATGACGGACCCGGAGATCACGGGCGAGGAGTGGAAGTGGTTCCCCACCACCATCCAGTGGGGCAACTTCACCGAACCCTTCAACGACGTCACCGTGGATTTCGCTCAGTCCATGTGGAACTCCGTGGTCGTCGCCGTCCTGCACACCGCCGGCATCCTGCTGATCTGCTCGCTCGCCGGCTACGGCCTCGCCCGGATCCCGTACAAGCACGCCAACAAGGTGTTCTACGCCGTTCTGGTCACCCTGATGGTCCCCACGGCCGTCACGTTCGTGCCGAGCTTCGTCCTCGTCTCGTCCCTCGGCTGGGTGGACAGTTACCGGGGTCTCATCATCCCGGGCCTCTTCAGTGGTTTCACGTGCTTCCTGTTCCGGCAGTACTTCCTGGGGTTCCCGAAGGAGCTCGAGGAGGCGGCGCGCGTGGACGGACTCGGCTACTGGGGCGCGTACTGGCGTGTCGTCGTGCCGAACTCGCTGAACTTCTTCGCGGCCATCGCCACGATCACCTTCATCAACGGCTGGAACGCCTTCCTCTGGCCCCTGGTCATCGGACAGGATCCGAGTGCCTGGACAGTCCAGGTGGCGCTGTCGTCGTATATGACCAATCAGACCGTCAACTACCACCTGATCTTCATGGCCACGGCCATTTCCATCCTGCCCCTGGTGTTCGTCTTCCTCTTCCTCCAGCGCTGGCTGGTGCAGGGGATCGCCCAGACCGGCATCAAGGGCTGA
- a CDS encoding ABC transporter ATP-binding protein codes for MSAAIEVRGLSRTFHTTVRRPGFLGAVRSLVNPERVAKHAVTDISFDVAPGELLALLGPNGAGKSTTIKMLTGILTPTSGEARVAGVVPYRERERNARNVGAVFGQRTQLWWDLPVRESFAILRDIYEVPKAEHAARLKEFDDILELSSFWDTRVRHLSLGQRVRSDLAAALLHDPPVVFLDEPTIGMDVVVKEQVREFLRHQVEQRGRTVLLTTHDMTEVERLAERVVLVNHGRLVLDGTLDEIRRKFGSTWQVRATLADPHAEVVPPPGITVLRHNGAQAVFGPDGANAPTVHQALKAVIERFEVTDIALDEADLEDVMRAAYVHAEEV; via the coding sequence TTGAGTGCCGCCATCGAGGTCCGGGGGCTGTCCCGCACCTTCCACACCACCGTCCGCCGCCCCGGTTTCCTGGGCGCCGTCAGATCACTGGTCAATCCGGAGCGGGTGGCCAAGCACGCCGTCACCGACATCAGCTTCGACGTGGCCCCGGGCGAACTCCTCGCCCTGCTCGGCCCGAACGGCGCCGGCAAGTCCACCACCATCAAAATGCTCACCGGCATCCTCACGCCCACGTCCGGTGAGGCCCGGGTCGCGGGCGTGGTGCCGTACCGGGAGCGGGAGCGCAACGCCCGTAACGTCGGCGCGGTCTTCGGGCAGCGCACGCAGCTGTGGTGGGACCTGCCGGTGCGCGAGTCGTTCGCGATCCTGCGGGACATCTACGAGGTGCCGAAGGCCGAACACGCCGCCCGGCTCAAGGAGTTCGACGACATCCTGGAGCTGTCCTCGTTCTGGGACACCCGGGTCCGTCATCTCTCCCTCGGCCAGCGGGTGCGCAGCGATCTGGCCGCCGCCCTGCTGCACGACCCGCCGGTGGTCTTCCTCGACGAGCCGACGATCGGCATGGACGTGGTGGTCAAGGAGCAGGTGCGGGAGTTCCTGCGCCACCAGGTCGAACAGCGCGGCCGTACGGTCCTGCTGACCACGCACGACATGACGGAGGTCGAGCGGCTCGCCGAGCGGGTGGTGCTGGTCAACCACGGCCGGCTGGTCCTGGACGGCACCCTCGACGAGATCCGCCGGAAGTTCGGCTCGACCTGGCAGGTGCGGGCCACGCTGGCCGACCCGCACGCCGAGGTCGTCCCGCCGCCCGGCATCACGGTGCTCCGCCACAACGGCGCGCAGGCCGTCTTCGGCCCCGACGGGGCGAACGCGCCCACCGTCCACCAGGCGCTGAAGGCCGTGATCGAGCGGTTCGAGGTGACGGACATCGCCCTGGACGAGGCGGACCTGGAAGACGTGATGCGGGCCGCGTACGTGCACGCCGAGGAGGTCTGA
- a CDS encoding phosphotransferase enzyme family protein, with amino-acid sequence MRDTADSIARSYALGAGPWTMTPVTRGALGQIWKLTGNGPSWAVKELLFGCDEAQVRREAALRDSAADLGIASPRLHPNGQGAHVSRLGSPAGSWVKLYDWVDGTRADASDPEILEWFGRTMALLHQAGEGAVETPSDWYERCPGEADWEDVLKKVRDAGLPWADELSRFIATSAPRLAHWVTPSAPGGLVTSHLDLQPQNVLVGPDGPVLLDWDNAGPVSAEREFARAVYVWSGRNAVDIASARRLARAYRDAGGRAVVTGPESFSMLFATDLNYIHVQAETAVDPTVTAAQREFAGDQVVACLRSLPDLAAVSLLVAALDT; translated from the coding sequence ATGCGTGACACAGCCGACTCCATAGCGCGAAGCTACGCACTCGGCGCCGGGCCCTGGACCATGACACCGGTCACCCGGGGGGCCCTGGGCCAGATCTGGAAACTCACCGGAAACGGGCCCTCGTGGGCCGTGAAGGAGCTCCTCTTCGGCTGCGACGAAGCGCAGGTCCGCCGCGAGGCCGCGCTCCGGGACTCCGCTGCGGACCTGGGCATCGCCTCACCCCGTCTCCACCCCAACGGGCAGGGCGCGCACGTCTCCCGGCTCGGTTCCCCGGCCGGGTCCTGGGTGAAGCTGTACGACTGGGTCGACGGCACCCGGGCGGACGCGTCCGACCCCGAGATCCTGGAGTGGTTCGGCCGGACCATGGCGCTGCTGCACCAGGCCGGTGAGGGCGCCGTCGAGACGCCCAGCGACTGGTACGAGCGGTGTCCTGGCGAGGCCGACTGGGAGGACGTCCTCAAGAAGGTGCGTGACGCCGGCCTGCCGTGGGCGGACGAACTGAGCCGGTTCATCGCCACGTCAGCGCCCCGGCTGGCGCACTGGGTGACACCGTCGGCTCCCGGCGGCCTGGTGACCTCGCACCTGGACCTCCAGCCCCAGAACGTCCTGGTCGGCCCGGATGGGCCGGTCCTCCTCGACTGGGACAACGCCGGTCCCGTTTCGGCGGAACGGGAGTTCGCGCGTGCCGTGTACGTATGGTCGGGCCGCAACGCGGTGGACATCGCGTCCGCCCGGCGTCTGGCCCGGGCCTACCGGGATGCCGGGGGCCGGGCCGTGGTCACGGGCCCGGAGTCGTTCTCGATGCTCTTCGCCACGGACCTGAACTACATCCATGTGCAGGCCGAGACGGCCGTCGATCCCACCGTGACCGCCGCGCAGCGCGAGTTCGCGGGCGACCAGGTCGTCGCGTGCCTGCGGAGCCTGCCGGACCTCGCTGCGGTATCGCTGCTGGTCGCCGCGCTCGACACCTGA
- a CDS encoding MFS transporter yields MTHGSARREDAVDEGLPGTRPLWRQRDFGIFWAAQTLSVLGDSFALIALPLLVLEVTGSVARMGLLTAVGGAASVVAAVFAGAVVDRVDRRRLLIACDLVRMGLYGVIPLVWLFGPQLWLLYVVLPLCEAVGMLFAVGYVTVVRGLVGTGQLTEANGRLNATAAAAGVLGPLCAGLVAAWSGPAAAVGVDAASFGVSATCLFFVRLRKRNPDEHTDRRTGLWRDLRTGVAFLHGHPVLRSLTALLFVFSFLTLGLNDLVIYHLKHDLGQDDGTVGTVMAVGALGTITGALLVARFRRRLGFGPTWTGSVAVCGLAFAGLGWARDVPVVAALSAAFLACVGMAGTCSMSLRQEVTPEHLLGRVTSAFWTLQYAAAPIGAAVLTWAAEEQGTTPVALAAGATCVLLAVTALFTPIRGSGRNLTR; encoded by the coding sequence ATGACGCACGGGTCGGCGCGGCGTGAGGACGCCGTCGACGAGGGCTTACCCGGCACCCGTCCCCTGTGGCGGCAGCGGGACTTCGGCATCTTCTGGGCCGCGCAGACCCTCTCCGTGCTCGGCGACTCCTTCGCGCTGATCGCCCTGCCCCTGCTGGTGCTGGAGGTCACGGGCTCGGTCGCGCGGATGGGGCTGCTGACGGCGGTGGGCGGGGCGGCCTCGGTCGTGGCGGCGGTGTTCGCCGGGGCCGTGGTGGACCGGGTGGACCGGCGGCGGCTGCTCATCGCCTGCGACCTGGTGCGCATGGGGCTGTACGGGGTGATCCCGCTGGTGTGGCTGTTCGGCCCGCAGCTCTGGCTGCTGTACGTGGTGCTGCCGCTGTGCGAGGCCGTGGGCATGCTGTTCGCGGTCGGCTACGTCACGGTCGTACGGGGCCTGGTCGGCACCGGGCAACTCACGGAGGCCAACGGCCGGTTGAACGCGACGGCCGCCGCCGCGGGTGTCCTCGGACCACTGTGCGCCGGTCTGGTCGCCGCCTGGTCCGGTCCGGCCGCCGCGGTCGGCGTGGACGCGGCCAGCTTCGGGGTGTCGGCCACGTGCCTGTTCTTCGTACGGTTGCGCAAGCGCAACCCGGACGAGCACACCGACCGGCGCACCGGCCTGTGGCGGGACCTGCGCACCGGCGTCGCCTTCCTCCACGGCCACCCCGTGCTGCGTTCGCTCACCGCCCTGCTGTTCGTCTTCAGCTTCCTCACGCTCGGCCTGAACGACCTGGTCATCTACCACCTCAAGCACGACCTCGGCCAGGACGACGGCACGGTCGGCACCGTCATGGCGGTCGGCGCGCTCGGCACCATCACCGGCGCCCTGCTCGTGGCCCGGTTCCGTCGCCGTCTCGGCTTCGGGCCGACGTGGACCGGCTCGGTCGCGGTGTGCGGACTGGCCTTCGCGGGGCTCGGCTGGGCCCGCGACGTGCCGGTCGTGGCGGCCCTGAGCGCCGCGTTCCTCGCCTGCGTCGGCATGGCGGGCACCTGCTCGATGTCGCTGCGCCAGGAGGTCACGCCCGAGCACCTCCTGGGCCGCGTCACCTCCGCCTTCTGGACGCTTCAGTACGCGGCGGCACCCATCGGCGCGGCCGTCCTCACCTGGGCCGCGGAGGAACAGGGCACGACACCGGTCGCCCTGGCCGCCGGAGCGACCTGCGTCCTGCTGGCCGTGACGGCCCTGTTCACCCCCATCCGCGGGTCGGGTCGGAACCTCACCCGTTGA
- the sigJ gene encoding RNA polymerase sigma factor SigJ: MGTVGGGTDEIAGERRQLINVAYRLLGSVTEAEDAVQDAYARWYGLPRNRQEEIRSPGAWLTTVTGRICLDLLGSARARRERYVGAWLPEPLPDRTEWDHAGGAGPTGPADPAEQIVLDESVTMAFLVVLESMTPAERVAFVLHDVFRYPFAEIADVLGRTPAACKQLAASARRRVSVARAPVTATGQADVVRHVKEAWETKDIAALVGLLDPAAVMTADGGGMVGTVLRPVEGGARIAQYMVAIAGKAPGLELLERSVNGVPGLVAQRAGVVMTVASFDVSDGRVCRIWAVRNPEKLRPWAWS, encoded by the coding sequence ATGGGAACTGTCGGGGGCGGCACGGATGAGATAGCCGGCGAGCGACGCCAACTGATCAATGTCGCTTACCGGTTGCTCGGTTCGGTGACCGAGGCCGAGGACGCCGTGCAGGATGCCTACGCCCGCTGGTACGGGCTGCCACGAAACCGGCAGGAGGAGATCCGGTCCCCGGGTGCGTGGCTGACGACGGTGACCGGCCGCATCTGCCTGGACCTGCTCGGCTCGGCGCGGGCCCGCCGTGAACGTTATGTCGGCGCGTGGCTGCCCGAGCCGCTGCCCGACCGAACCGAATGGGACCACGCGGGCGGCGCCGGCCCCACCGGCCCTGCGGACCCCGCCGAACAGATCGTCCTGGACGAGTCGGTGACCATGGCCTTCCTCGTCGTCCTGGAGTCGATGACGCCCGCCGAGCGGGTGGCGTTCGTCCTGCATGACGTCTTCCGGTACCCGTTCGCCGAGATCGCCGACGTGCTCGGCCGGACTCCCGCGGCCTGCAAGCAGCTGGCGGCCTCCGCCCGGCGGCGGGTGAGTGTCGCACGCGCTCCGGTGACGGCGACCGGCCAGGCCGACGTGGTGAGGCACGTCAAAGAGGCCTGGGAGACCAAGGACATCGCGGCCCTCGTCGGTCTCCTCGACCCGGCCGCCGTGATGACCGCCGACGGCGGCGGCATGGTCGGCACCGTCCTGCGCCCGGTCGAGGGCGGCGCGCGCATCGCCCAGTACATGGTCGCCATCGCCGGCAAGGCGCCGGGGCTCGAGCTCCTGGAGCGGTCGGTCAACGGTGTGCCGGGCCTGGTGGCCCAGCGTGCCGGCGTCGTCATGACCGTGGCATCGTTCGACGTCTCCGACGGGCGCGTCTGCCGGATCTGGGCGGTCCGCAACCCGGAGAAGCTGCGGCCGTGGGCGTGGTCGTAG
- a CDS encoding ABC-2 family transporter protein: MAAPHAWRAARVTPLGELNAPPRMTAVALRLAVQVVLVWSLWRGLYAQTGTTAGLSRDQAVTYAVLAVLASRLRELDQYAGRDTVLQHMHFGTIVYWYLRPLPPQRYYALRAAGEQLYGLAWALTGYVICLAAGVVEPPRSAAVTGVFVLSMLLGQWVLYYVMLVLDQLCFWTVRNTAAMLILLFAQNLLSGVYAPLWFFPDWFLTMSAFLPFQATLSVPLSLYVGRIPLSDAAFQLSVQAAWVVLLALFTRLLWRRAARRVISQGG; this comes from the coding sequence GTGGCCGCGCCGCACGCCTGGCGCGCCGCCCGCGTCACCCCGCTCGGCGAGCTGAACGCCCCGCCCCGGATGACCGCCGTCGCGCTCCGGCTGGCCGTGCAGGTGGTGCTGGTCTGGTCACTGTGGCGCGGCCTGTACGCACAGACCGGCACGACCGCAGGGCTGAGCCGCGACCAGGCGGTGACCTACGCCGTGCTGGCCGTACTGGCGTCCCGGCTGCGGGAGCTGGACCAGTACGCGGGCCGGGACACGGTCCTCCAGCACATGCACTTCGGCACCATCGTCTACTGGTACCTGCGTCCGCTGCCGCCGCAGCGCTACTACGCCCTGCGGGCCGCCGGCGAGCAGCTGTACGGGCTCGCGTGGGCGCTGACGGGATACGTCATCTGCCTCGCCGCGGGCGTCGTCGAACCGCCCCGCTCGGCCGCGGTGACCGGGGTGTTCGTGCTCAGCATGCTGCTCGGCCAGTGGGTCCTGTACTACGTCATGCTCGTGCTCGACCAGCTGTGCTTCTGGACGGTCCGCAACACCGCCGCGATGCTCATCCTGCTGTTCGCGCAGAACCTGCTGTCCGGGGTGTACGCGCCGCTGTGGTTCTTCCCGGACTGGTTCCTGACGATGAGCGCCTTCCTGCCCTTCCAGGCCACGCTGAGCGTGCCGCTGTCGCTGTACGTGGGGCGGATCCCCCTGTCCGACGCGGCCTTCCAGCTCTCCGTCCAGGCCGCGTGGGTCGTGCTGCTGGCGTTGTTCACCCGGCTGCTGTGGCGGCGGGCCGCCCGGCGCGTGATCTCGCAGGGAGGCTGA